The region GAGCAGCATGAGATTGAGGCTCCTGGTACAGGATGCTCCCAGTACAGGGTCCTGCTGGGTATGAGGTGCTGCTGGGTACAGGATACCCACCCAGGTCCCGGATGCACCCCCAGGTCCCAGGTATCCCCAAGTCCCAGCCAGCTCCCAGATTTTCTCCAGGGGTCACAGATGCTGCCAGGTGCCTCATGGCCAACTGAGTACTGGATTTTCTCCTGGGACTTGGTGCCCTCTGAATCCTGGATGATGCTGGGTGCTTGATGCAGCAGTACCAGAACCACCCCTGGGTCCTGGATGCCCCCAGGTGCTGGATGCTCCCCCAAGTCCCTGATGTCCTCAGGTCCCAGATGCCCCCTTTGACATCCTCAGTGTCACCAGGTCCCAGATGCTCAACAGGTTCTAGATTCTGTCCTGGGCACTGGATGTTTCTGGGCCCCTAACATCCCAGTTCCTGGCAGATGCCAACACCCCTCTCTGCCTGCTTGCCAGGTGCCCCCAGAGTGCCAGCTGGCCCTGGTATCTTGTGACACTTTCCTTCCCTTGATGATACTTTCCTTCCCTCGACAGGCTGATGTGAGCAATGAGAGAGCTGTGAGGATGGAGGATGGAGCATCACTGGCCAGGGTGAGCCATGCCAGGGTCTAACCTGGCTGAAGCCCCCCAGAGAACTGCACAGCACTCATGGTCCCTGTGCAGCTGTACCATCCCCTCTGATGGGTGCCCAGGCCTGCCTGGCACACCAAAGCTGGGGCAAGGCGGGGAGGGGATGGCACCTTATCCCCAGGCCTTGGCCAGGTGACAGGGACATTTCAGAGGGGCAGGAGAGCATTTTGAGGCTGGCTGCTGACAGGAACATGCTGCCCTTGCAGGAGTATGGGGTGCCTTTCATGGAGACGAGTGCCAAGACAGGCATGAACGTGGAGCTGGCCTTCCTGGCCATTGCCAAGTGAGTACCTGGGGGACAGGGCACAGAGGTGTCCCCTGCAGCCCCACCACCTCCCACACCAGCactggggtgtgtgtgtgtgggtaaCTGTCCCCACACCACCCCAGGGAGCTGAAGCAGCGCGCGGTGCAGCCGCTGGACGAGCCCCGCTTCCAGATCCACGACTACATCGAGTCACAGAAGAAGAAATCCAGCTGCTGTGCCTTTGCCTGAGAGCAGCCAGGAGGAgtcagcagccctgggagcctGAGCCTGCCTTCAAGCACCTGAGGGAACCCGGCTCTGACAAGCCAAGTGTGGACAGGAGCCATCACTCCAGCATCAGGATCCAGGGGCCACAtcctgctgccctgaggggcactgtggggaagaaccacGGTGTGGTGACTGCCAGCCTGGCCAGTGAGCCACGGGGATGCCTCCAACACCCAAGTAGCATGCAGGATACAGCCCCACACATAACTGAGGGTCCCTTGGAGCAGCAGAGAGGTCCTGTGTGTGCCACGGCCAAGCCCCTGTGCTatccccagccctctcctccaCTGCTCTAGTCTGGCTGGAAGGGCCTCATCCAGACCCCCATGTccctggtgctggtgctgctctggcttcCTTCTAGGGAGCCTCAGCTGTGCCCCTGGGCTGCCCCGTGCCTGGGTGCAGCcggtgcacacacacacacagctgtgaCTCCTCGCTGCTGCGGTTGCTGCTGTTGGCTTTTATCTTCCTGCCATTGTGAGAGCACCAATGTCCCCACTGTGTCCCAGTTCCCCAGGATGGGGAAGCACCCAGCCAaacctgctccctgcccacGTAGCTGGGGTGAGAAACAAACCTGTGCTGAGAGCACCTGAGTGACACTTGGGGCACTTCTCATAGACCCAGCCATATGGAACACCCTTTTTGCCCCCCTTTTgcagccacaggagttagagacttgtgggtttttttggatttgttgttttttttttttaatgaggaaagCCCTTTTCCTTTCAACCCCTCCAGTCAAAACCCTCTCTGGCCTCAtgcaggctggagctggagtGGAGATGCCCACAGTGGCATTGGGCTGCTGTGcctgccagctcccagggcGGGCTGGGTTTCTCCCCCATCACTTCACATATCATAGGACTGTTTCTTCCTGATGCTGGCAAATAGCAGCTGAAACCCACTCTCTGGAGAGCAGATGCCTGAGATGCTTCAGCCAGCAACCTCTGCAATGCTGGGCACCGGTGAGGTGTGGGGTGTGAGTCTTGGCCCCCctgttgctgctcagggctCAGCTTTGCCTTCCCAACCCCTCCAGAACACTGCTGCATCCCCCCAGTGCTACCCAGGGTGGTGAGAAGGTGGATATTTGGATATGTAGCTGAAGAGCTTATGCaagggcagctgcagagggCATGGCACTGCTGCATGTAGGAGTCAGGGCCTGTCCTGCACATCCATCCCCCCCAGCATCTTCCCTGGCCTGGCTCCCAAACTGCTCATCTCACTTACCCTGGTGCCTCCTTcgcctctgctctgctcctggggCTCTCGTAGCAAGTTTACAGATTAAAGCTGGGTATTTTGGAGGCTTTGCATCTGCTGGGTTTGTGTGAATGCGTGAGAAATCCCTGCCCTGGGTCTGCAACgtgggaggctgctgcagccaggcagagcagcgGGGCCaggggggctgggagcagccgtggggaggggggaaaccCCCCGTGGCCCCTTTCTCCCAGCTGAGGCTTTCCTTGCACATTTCAGACAGTCCAAAGGTGAGAGGGGAAGAGTAAACACAGCCTGTTAAATTAAAACCAACCTCCTCCCCTGCTGTTCTCATGGTTCGGAGTCCAGCATTCCCCAAATAACTCCGGCTTCCCACCAAtggcattgctgctgctgcttggctgATGTCTGCAAAAAATGCTGGATGGCTTCAACACAAACAGACTTGGCTCTTTTCCGCTTTCCCCCTCTCCAGCCCGAGCTCCCTCAGTGTCATTGTGAGCCCCAAAGGGCcctggcaggaggaggcagtgGGGGTGAGAGGGTGCTGCCTGTATCCTGCCATCCTGTGAGTGCCCCCCGAGGTCTGCTGGACCcaaaagcagctctggctgtttcctttgctgctgcctttcttcCTTATCGCGGTTCTGGGCTCAAACCAGCCCTCCTGGAGCTGGGGGTTGTTTCCTGACTTAGGGCAGTGCTCCCAAATGCTGTGTCCCCCCCGTGTTTATCCCCCAAGCACACACTTGCGGGGCTGTGCTGTtcacagcccccccccccccccccccccactgaTGCCACAGGGGATGGAACCCTGTGTCCTCGGGCCGGACTGTGACACACTTGCCCTGGTTTTCCTCTCCTCAGGCGTCTGCAGCCATGGgattcctctctgctgcctttctcagGGCTGAGTGATTGTGAGCAAATGCTCAACCGAGTGGAGGAAACAAATGAGCCCACTCTCTGCtctcagccctgcagagctggagcatGGCCATCCCCCAGCACATGGGAGATTCTGAACTGCTGGGGTCCCTGCAGGAGGGATTTGGTGCAGAGGCGCCCAGGAGGGCCATGTCCCGCAgccatgctgctgcctcctcctcgcTCACCCAGCTGCAGCGTGGTTAAAGGTGATCTCAGCTGCCCTGAGGACTTTTGGCTAGCCTGAACTTCAGCCAGGCTCAGAAGCCTGGCAGTGAGAGACACCAATGGCACCTTCATGCCACCCTCCCTGGGATGATCCTGGGAGCCAGGGaccagctctgcccaggggcagcccaggctggctgctgcctcGCTCTGCCCTAGGCAACACAAAACCCAGGATGTCACCCTCAAAAACCCCTGCAGCCACTTCCCAGGCTGTGCGCAGAtcacgctggggctggggcaTTGCAAATCCCTCCTGTTACCCCCATCTCCCCACTCTCGGCTTCCCCTACTCCAGGGTGCTGAGTGGGAGCCGGGGGCTGCTCCCTCATTTCCGCAGTACAGCGGGTTAGCACCCAGCGTGGCCTCCTGCACGTACGTGGAGTTTGGGCTACTTATGTCTCTTTTGAAGCTCAGAGCATCCCCCCAGGCGTCTGCCCGGAGCAGCGCTGGCGCCGGCAGCGCCGGCGGCGTGTGCAGGAACGGGCGAGAGGCCGAGGTGTGCCAGCCCTGACGTGCCCTGGGCGGACCGGGGTGAGCGGGAAGCGACCTGTTGGGGCTGTGTGCGGTGACGCCGGGGGGAGGCAGAGCCGGCCCTGGATGGGGGGCGCGGCCCGACCCCACACGTGAACGATCCGACCCCACGGGGGGGCGCGCAGGGGCCCTCTGCCGGCGCTAGGACCCAGCGGCGCCACTGTATTTGCATGCTCTAAATTTGCATAACCACGCCCACACCCTCACGTACCACGCCCCCGCTCTCCTTATATGGCGGGTCTCGCCCCGCCCTGCCCTGTGATTGGCTGCCtcccgcgccgcgccccgccccggctATAAGAAgggcgggcgcggggggggcctggccagaggcgcgcggcgcgggcggcgggagcgcgCGGCCGAGCTGTTCCCGCCATGAGCAGCAGCGCGGGCCCCGCGGCGCGGCTGTGCCGCCTGGAGCGGGGGCCGGACGGCTACGGCTTCCACCTGCACGGCGAGAAGGGCAAGCCGGGCCAGTTCATCCGGCTGGTGGAGGCTGGTTCGCCGGCCGAGCGCTCGGGGCTTCGCGCCGGGGACCGGCTACTGGAGGTGGATGGCGAGAACGTGGAGCGGGAGAGCCATCAGCAGGTGGTGGAGCGCatccgcgccgccgccggcaCCGTCAGCCTCCTCGTCGTAGATTCGGCGGCcgaggagcagctgcagaagcCGGGGGAGCCGGGTACCGAGCCCCGTAGCGAGCCCCCTGCGAGCGGTGGGGAGGCGGCTCCGGAGCCGGCGGAACCCGCGGCGCGGAAGCCCAGCAGCGGTGGTCACCGGGTAagcgggcgggcgggggggcTCACACCCTTGGGAAGGTTTAGGGGGGGAGGAGGCGGTGTCCGGCGGGGGGTCGGGACCTTCCGGGGCCAGCAGCGATCGTCACCTTCATCCGGGCGagcgggagcagcagcagccgtcGCGTCTGCCTCGAGCTGTCCCCGGGCGCCCGCGGTAGTTTCGCTCTCGCTTCtttctggtttgctttgctCTAAACGCGGCTCCCCGGGAGCCTCGCGGCGTCCCGctgctttgccttttttgtttAAGCCGTTTTGGCATTGTTTTTGCTTGTAACCCTTTTCTCTCCCAGCCGCGCTGGATGATGAGTGAGGCCGAGCGGGCGCACGGGGCTCTTTGGACCCGTAACCGAGCAGCCCGTCGTGTCCCGGAGCCCTTTGGCCCATCCTTATGCTGCAGGGCCGGTAAAACGGGGTGAGAAAAGCAACAGGGAGCGAGGATGGCAGACGAGCAGGAGAGCCCCAGCTGAGGCTGATATCAACCCGCTCCAAAACACACCCCAAAAGCTGTGGCAGAGGGTGCTTTTGGGGGTTGTGACCGTGGGTGTTGGTGGCAGTCACTCGTGCCCAGTCACTGCTGTGGAGTGGAGGTGGCAGAGCCCTCCCCTGGCCGAGGGACCGATCCTGGCCGCCTGTCCTCTCCAACAGACACTTAATAATTCAGGAATGTCGGCTCTTAGCGGGGTGTGGGAGTGAGCACTTGCACAAACAGAGTGATGTAGAAAGGTGAAGAATTGAGAAATAGCTGACCTTTCCTGCCCAGAGCCGTTCCTAAGAGACGCTCTGGGCTGACAGAGGTAATAATGCTTTTTGTTTACCCAGCAGAAACGTGTTTGTTATTACAACAGAGGTGTGGATGGTCATCCTGGGAAAGAAGCTTCTGATGTCCTTCCCCAGGACCTTCTGGGGAGCTCATTTGAGCTGCTCCCAAGGAGGAGGTGCTATGGGGCCTTCCCAGTGCTGAGCCCCACGCAGACTGGTGCCTTGCTGAGCTGTTGTCATACTGTGTTTTGCAGAGGATCAGGTGTTTTTTATTGGTTGTGTCTCCTGTTGGACTTTAGCCTCATGCTGGCTACCTGCTGCTCCTGGTTGGGCTGATCCACTGCAAGACATTAGTCTCATCCCTATTCTGGCACCTCCCTGATGAGCTTGTTCAGATGGGAACAaccagctcagctcctggcactgccccacTTGCTCACTGACCCCTGTGGCATCCCTGGTCCTTCAGGCCTGGCCCCGTGCCGGGCTGTGGTgttgccctgtgctgctctcctgtgtGTCACAGTTCCTGCTCTCCCTTAGGGCTAGCAAGACCATCTGTGCAGTGCTTTCTGCTCCCAGATCTCTCCATGGgctgggaaaaataaaaggaatgtAGTTAATTCAGCTTGGGTGAGTCCCCTACCAGGCTTGGGGGGCTGAGGACGTGCAGTCCCTAAGAGGGACAGAGCTCCCACCTGCTGTGGGGTGGCTGTCTGCTCAGGGACTGTGCAGGCCTGAGCAACACCAAGGATCTGGGAAGGTGGAGATGCCTCGTGGGCTTGAGGGAGATCAGCTCTGTCAGGAGGTGCCCCATGGTCTTGGGGGTCAGGCTCAGGGCGCAGCCTGTGCAGTTACCACGGGTGGTTTCTCTCTGTAGGAGCAGGAAGTGGGTGACATGGGGTGACATTGCCACGTGACCCTGGATAGTTTCTCAACTGTTAGCAGGAAAGGTTTTGGTTGGGGGCAGGAGAAGCGAGGGTGAGTGGGTTTAGAGACATGAGCCCAGCTGGGTGTCCACCAGGCAGGGTGGGAAGATGCCGGGCGGGATGCCGAGCCAGGCCAGAGCGGGCAGAGATTTGTCTGTGGCGAGCCAGGAACACACTGGTGTGCCTGTTCTGCTGTCCCTGGcgagcagcccctgccctccaCGCCATCCCCGCGCCACGGTGGGGTTCCTGCCCGGGATGGCTGCAGTGGGGAGCGGGAGCTCTGCATGCGTCACACTCCTGTTTGCTTTGTTGGGCTGGACTTGCCTTTATTTGCTTAACGAGCCTAGATGCTGGGACAGACCTGCAGCACCCGCAGCCAGCGAGGGTTTAACGTCTCCCACCTTCAGGCAGGACCCAGGCTCTCTCCAAACCCTCCTGCACCAGCAGGACCCTGCTGTACTAGGGGGCTCAGACCACCCCTGTGGTTCCCAGTGCTGGGCATGGGCTgaggaggttttgagggggttGTCATGggctcctttctctttcctgtaaACCCCTGGCTGTGCAGATCCCCCTGACGCTGGGTTGGAGGTTTTGAGCCTCCCTGGAGGCACCTGAGGAGCTGCTCCGTGCACTCAACTCCTGCAGCACTGAGGTGACAGTTTTACATGCATGAGGCCAACAACCCTCTTCCGGGGCCCTGCGCCTCGGGGACAGTCCCCGGTGCTCAGCCAGAGCCTTGACAGCTCATCCTTCCCCCGCCTACGTTTCCGGAGGCTTCAACTGCTTCTGAGTGTCTTGAGAAAGTTTCATGCAAACCACAGGGTGTTAGTGgagcagcactggcagctgccagcccagcaccctggcacagcctggggcTGCTTTCAGCAGGGCAAGGCTTTTTCTACCAGCCCAGGGCTTTCCTCTTGCAAGTTTAGTGTTAAATTCAAACCCTGTTTACCAGCAACTTTCATCCCTCTTCATAAAACCTGTGTGAGACTCCCAGAGCTGAGTTTTGGGGTACAACAGGGAGCAGatcttcccccctcctccccgtTTGGAAGGGTTGTGCTGGGAGTAGCTGGTGTCTAATTAGGAAATGAATTACATTTCCTCTCAAGGCAGCTGCATGAAAAGCAGCTCCAGTCAAACGGGACGTGATGGGGATGCTGCGAGGAGGCTGCTTTGCATCCCCTTTGTATGAAGCCCGAATGCATGAGCCAGATTTCGGGACCCGTGTGAATTTGCTGGCCCAGGCGTCCTCAGAGCCCTTGTGCTTCTCTTTGAGTAACCAGGAATGCTGCTGCCGACGGGCTTGTTGCTGCTTGTAGGGCTGTGGGGAGTTTCCTGGAACTTGGGGCTTTGAAAGCTGGCTTGAAATTGATGTTgggggggctgggagctggggagtgGATCCTGACACACCGTGCAATTGGGCTCCTGGTGTCCCTGAGGTCCTGCCAAGCGGCCaaaggtgctggggaggggtggtCTGGTAACACTCTTGGAGGAAGAGGGTCAGGAGGTGCCCCAAGCCCTGTTCCAGGGCAAGAAGAGGGATGTaatgcccctgagctcatcattCCAAGTGGGCATCTGTGGGCAGATGTCCTTCCCCCTGCCACCTCTGGGATGCTGGGGGCTATCTGgcttccccccatccctccccactGGAGCCTGTAGTTGCTCATAAGGAGACTCTGCTGGCTAATCCCTGCCCCAGCATCCTGCGAGGGCTGCTGACCTTGGAAGAGGATGCAGAAGCTTAGAGAAATTGGGGCCCTTTCCATTTTCCTGCTCTCCAGCTCCAGGCCCTGCAGCCATGGGGCTTCTCAGTATCCTGGGTGTTGGCCCCAAACCCTCTTCCTCATGTCCCTTCTGGCcagggggatttggggctgcagggatgccCTCCCCTGGGGTGCTCACCCCAAGGATGGGCAGGATACAGTTGTTGGAGGATGGATGCATTTGTATCTTCCTCTTGGGAAGGCAGAGTGGTGGCTGCCCACAGGGTTGCTGCTGGCAGGAAGGATTTGGGATGGGCAAAGGCAGCCTggcaggctgggctggaggagctgccagGCACTGGTAGAGGGATGCTGGGGGGCCAGGTCACGGCTTGGCCAGGCTGCCCTCACCCCGAGTGCTCTTGCCTTTGGGGGCTTCGTGCCTCTCTCTCTGCCACGACCTGTCCTAAGGCATCTGTCCACCCTTCAGGGCTGTCCCCGAGCCTGAATCCATAGCCTTTGTGTCTCGGGGAgcttgggctgctggggcttTGTTGATATGGGTGGGAGCAAagtcctccctcctcctcctcctcctcctcctctcctgggAGTGCTGCCAGCCACACTTGCCGGGTGCTCCCTCGGCTTTGTCTGGAGCTATCGGCGTGGAGCAACCCCGTGCTGCTGCCAAGGgcactggagatgtgggtgcttACAGAGCCTGAACCCCCTTCCTGGGACTGGCACCTAGGGAGGTGCTGCCTCCCTCACCAGCTTCTGCCTTTGGCCCTTGTTCTGGCTCTTCCCTATCCCCACCCTGGCTAGGGATTGCTGCGTGGGTGGAGGGTGCAATCACAGCAGTGTGGGCACCTCATGAACCTGCTCCCACCCAGGCACGGGGACCAGGGCAGAGCCCACAGCCCATCCCTGTGGCACGAGGGTGATTGAAGGGTGACTGGGGCGAAGTCGAGGTGTTGCAATCTTCCTGCCCCAAGCTGGGgaacctgctgctgctctgcagaggagacACCACCAGCTCCTTCAGGGCTGTCCCACCGGGCATTGCCCAGCCACGCCGCGGGTGGAGCGAGTCCTGTGTgactgccagggctgtgctgcctcacCTTTGCTCCTCACCAGACCTGCTGGTGCCTCCCTCCGCGGGGTGTGGGCCAGCACGgccttcaccctcacaggaagGCATGCAAGAGGATGGGGTTTTATCACAGCCTTGGGCTTACTGATTGCAAATGCCTCACCCCCAGCCCAGGAGGGATGTTGTGCCAAACTTGGGGTGTCAGCACCTCGAGGAGCAGAATTTCCTGGCAGGGGACAAAGGGGATTTCAAAGCAAGGAGGGTACACGCTGTACAGGGGTGAAGAGCAGCACGGTGTGTATATGGCAGGGGAAATTCCTGCAGTGCCTGTCCCCAGTGATGTCGTGGGTACCAAAGGAGAATAAACAATCTCAGAAGAAAGAATCAATATTAACACCCCTGGTGAGGAATATTTCAAGAGCTGAtgcacagctcagctgctgggagaGCCCTGCCAAAGCCCAGGGGATGATGGGGAAAGTGGGGTCAAACCATTTGATATCTGAATATGTAGAAATGGTGTTTGGGTGCTGGGGTCAGAGCAGTCCTGACAGTGCTGTGTGCTGTTCCTCTGATGCTTCCCAGCCATCACCAGGCTAGTGAAGGCAACTCCTGCTTGACAAACTCTTGGGGATGCTTCTGCCTcccctgtggctgcagctggagggggGAAATTGTGCTGTCAGTGGGTTCAGGGGGCTGGATGTGGGTCTGTGTCTGCCCTAGTtgggctccctcagctctgggtgctggtggATCCACAGCTCAGGGTGAAACTGAACTCGGATGAGCTGGGTGTTGCCTCCTGGAGAGATGAATGTCTCATATCACGATGTCCTGGTCGAGCTGGTTTCTGTCTTGCAATCATGGAGGGTCGTGCCAGTGTTGGGATGTTGCTTCTGTGTCAGGGCTGCCTTTCCTGGCTCCCTGCTTGAGCTCCTTCTGCCCCTTCCCCACCAGCGATGGCTGTGGGCTGCTTTGGcgtgtgtgtgggggtcccacTGCTGGAGTTGCTGTGgagtggggctggggtgcttcccagcagcctgggctgtttcctcctcccccttcacATGGCAGTTGCAAACCTGATCTCAAAAGGAAGAGCGTGGTCAAGGCACAGATGCAGTAACACCTTGTGTTAATGATGTGCTGTGATTAGCACGCCTTGCACCTAACTAATTAACCAGAGCCCAGGTTCATGGGGTGATTTGGCATCCCGGGTCCCAACCCAAGCTGTCTGTGAGTGGGTTGACGATGACGTGCAGTGGTGCCAGTGGGCACTGAGGGCTCTGAGAGCAGCTGTCTCACAGGCTGCTCCCGTTGCAGGAGGAGCTGCGCCCTCGGCTGTGCCACATCAAGAAGGGCCCCAATGGCTACGGCTTCAACCTGCACAGTGACAAGAGCCGCCCGGGCCAGTACATCCGCGCCATCGACCCCGAGTCACCGGCTGAGGCGGCGGGACTGGCCCCCCAGGACCGCATCATTGAggtgggctgggctgggaggggcTCCCCACAAAGCTTGTCTCTCCCTCGCACCCCAGTGCCCAAAGGCAGCTGCCCTTTGCCGGGCTGCAGCCCGGTGTCCCCGGCGCTGGCGGTGACCGAGGCACGGCCACAGCCTCACACGGGGGCCTGAGCACCAGGCCTCTGGCTGTGGGGCAAGTGCTGGTAACGGTGTCCCTGGGGTGGGGTGGGCTGAGGTACACGAtggcccccagcccagctgctggctgTGACCAAGGTGGGGACGGGGTTTGTGCCACGTGAGGGCAAAGGTCCGGCCAAGCCTCCGCCCCAGCGCTCACCAGGGGCTGCTGCATCTTTTGGGGGGGACGTTTTGACCATGCTGTGACATGAGGGCTTTGTGCCTCGTCTGTGCTGCCCTTGTCCTGTGCCAGCCCCGGGTGCTCCCTGCCAGCTTTGCACTCCCATCCCGTGCTAATCACTCACAGGAAAATCTGCCTTTAATGAGGTTTCGCTGGCTTCACCGCTAatccctgccaggctgcagaTACctgtgggggctgtggctggTACCAAGGCTGGCAGCCAGCCCCTCCACGGGGTTCCTGAGGGCCGGATGTCCCCTGGTGCCAGCAGTGACGTGGTGCCCTGCCTGCAGGTGAACGGGGTGTGCATGGAGGGCAAGCAGCACGCCGATGTGGTGGCTGCCATCAAGGCGGGCGGCGACGAGACCAAGCTGCTGGTGGTGGACGTCCCCACGGATGAGTTCTTCAAGAAGTGCAAGGTGGTGCCCTCGGAGCAGCACCTGGCaggtgggctgggggctgtgctgcagggagggaggctggGGCAGGTTCCATGTCGCTTTGTCACCAACCTCTGTTAGGATCCTGGGGGGGTCCCTGAGCCTCCTGGGAGGTAGAAGTAACATTACCCTGGGGCCAAGCAGCATCACCTGACTTTGTCACCTCCCTGCCTGGCCGAGGGCCTGATGCCAGGGTGGTGAGGGAAGGTGGGTTTATGGCCCCAGATCGCACTTTGGCAGGGTTTATGGCTTGGGGAGTgaacaggcagcagctgccctttgctctcctctgcagccatggctcagccccttccctgctgtCCCTGCTGGGAAGCTCAGAgtcagaatggcaggggttggaagggacccctagagatcatctagtccaaccctcctgcttatgtgggggtctcagtgggcTGCATATCATGGCTGTCATCATAGAGATGTTCCCCATGCTGtgaggctgctgccaggggTGGGTTTCATAATTTAGGACGCAGCCAGACCCTGGGCAGTGTTAGGTGAGTGCTGGCCACATGCAGCCTTTGCTGGGCACTGCTGTGTCTGAGGGGACAGAGAGAACATGTCCTGACCCAGTGCCTGTGCCCTTGTCCTGCAGGTCCcttgccagaaccagttgccaATGGTGATATAGGGAAGGTAAGAGCTTCATCTTGCTTTTCATCCCATCTATGCCAGTCTCCAGCTGGGGTTCTGCCTGCTTAGGTGTCCCCTCAGCCCGTGGGTGGGTGAAGCCACCAGAGACCACAGAGCTTCCAGGCTGCAACACACGAGCAGATGCCACTGGAAGGAAACTGGGAGCTAGTGTCCCCCAGGAAAGGGGTATTTGTGGGGCTGAGTGTAATGGAGGCAGCTGCAATtgcagccttcctcctcctcctcttcttccccctCCATCCTCATGATGCTGCAGGGGTGGGAGCTCttgtcctgctgcagggaggggacgtcagccctgcagccaccctcctcctcctcttcctgctcaaGCCAGGGCAGTCAGGCCAGGGTTTAATCCTTCCCCAGCCCGGATGGGCAGTGCTGGAGGTATTTATGAGCCTGGAGCCTGCAGGGGATTACGTGTGGGGAGGATGGATTTCG is a window of Colius striatus isolate bColStr4 chromosome 18, bColStr4.1.hap1, whole genome shotgun sequence DNA encoding:
- the NHERF1 gene encoding Na(+)/H(+) exchange regulatory cofactor NHE-RF1, with product MSSSAGPAARLCRLERGPDGYGFHLHGEKGKPGQFIRLVEAGSPAERSGLRAGDRLLEVDGENVERESHQQVVERIRAAAGTVSLLVVDSAAEEQLQKPGEPGTEPRSEPPASGGEAAPEPAEPAARKPSSGGHREELRPRLCHIKKGPNGYGFNLHSDKSRPGQYIRAIDPESPAEAAGLAPQDRIIEVNGVCMEGKQHADVVAAIKAGGDETKLLVVDVPTDEFFKKCKVVPSEQHLAGPLPEPVANGDIGKENGAESRSNSVSERPSSPGPLATSNASESNSEPDAQEGDKRHSASGAVLDLDIPLAVAKERAHQKRTSKRAPQMDWSKKNELFSNL